The sequence AGCTCGCGTGCGAGGCGCACGTTCTCGCCGAAATTCGTGGCCCTGTCTTCGAGGACGATGGACGCTTCCGGGATGCCCTTGGCCAGGGCACGCTCGGCGAAGACTGCAGCCTCCGGCCGGGTCCAGAGGTGTCGGGTCCAGTTGCCGGTGTTGCCACTGAGGACGAGCCGCTGCGCCAACCCCTCGTTCAGGAGCTCGCAGGCGTGGTCGCACACCCGCAGGTCGTAGGAGCAGCACACGACGATCGCGTCCGCGGGTCCTTCGCTCCTGAAGGAGGAAAGGTAGTTCCACAGCGTTCGGGCGTGGGCGAGGGTGCTGGATTCCATCTGGGGCTTGCCTCCTGGCCGGACACTATACGAGGCGAGGTGGCCGCCACGATTCCCATGCCTTCTGGGGCGGACGAAGCCGCCCGGCGGCGGAGCCGGTGGTGCCGCCCGCCGCGCCTTCCCGGCTGACAGAGTGCCATCGGAGGCTGACGGGTTTGGTCAGCCAGTCTGACGTGTCGCGGCAGGCTCGG is a genomic window of Niveibacterium sp. SC-1 containing:
- a CDS encoding YdcF family protein, which gives rise to MESSTLAHARTLWNYLSSFRSEGPADAIVVCCSYDLRVCDHACELLNEGLAQRLVLSGNTGNWTRHLWTRPEAAVFAERALAKGIPEASIVLEDRATNFGENVRLARELLPDAKHVLFVTKPNSVLRVLLTARAQWPGVEANVSCPDIWFPDAVSNIVGVLGVIDEMVGDVERIREYPKRGYQAPHVLPTEVDESWGYLVQQGFTHHLMAKSR